The following are encoded together in the Bactrocera neohumeralis isolate Rockhampton chromosome 6, APGP_CSIRO_Bneo_wtdbg2-racon-allhic-juicebox.fasta_v2, whole genome shotgun sequence genome:
- the LOC126763222 gene encoding ribonuclease P protein subunit p29 → MDTNVIIRALINDMIALPQRNNININLEHITMLEGGNTTRNSSNVRRGQTARKSVVIPRRQHRALGLHTLPKTAVSYQVATTIHRVWKRYVREALGIEPGDVLPTVYERGHDPICQALMKLDLHGAKIKVQESKCETLVGLIGVVVLETKNIFKIVSTDDRLRSIPKQDSVFCITIGNIEVVAYGKQLLTRSAERSVKKIKAILDLSSVD, encoded by the coding sequence atggaCACCAATGTCATTATTCGTGCGCTGATTAACGATATGATAGCGTTGCCTCAGCGTAATAATATAAACATCAATTTAGAACACATTACAATGTTGGAAGGGGGAAATACTACAAGAAATAGTTCAAACGTTCGTCGGGGACAAACAGCAAGGAAGTCTGTCGTGATTCCACGACGTCAACATCGCGCTCTAGGCTTGCACACATTACCAAAAACTGCGGTTTCATACCAAGTCGCAACGACAATACATCGTGTTTGGAAGCGTTACGTGCGTGAAGCGCTGGGGATTGAACCAGGCGATGTTCTACCCACGGTATATGAGAGAGGTCACGATCCCATTTGCCAAGCGTTGATGAAACTTGATCTGCATGGTGCTAAAATAAAAGTACAAGAATCGAAATGCGAAACCTTGGTGGGATTGATTGGTGTTGTGGTGTTGGaaacgaaaaatatattcaaaatagtaAGCACAGATGATCGTTTAAGATCAATACCGAAGCAAGACAGCGTTTTTTGCATTACCATTGGAAACATAGAAGTTGTCGCTTATGGTAAACAACTATTGACACGTAGCGCAGAGCGCAGCGTCAAAAAGATAAAGGCCATCCTTGATCTTTCTAGTGTCGACTAA